CTATCGGTATCGAATCTTCCTTCTCAGTGAGAAAGCCAGCCGCTTCACTAATCGCATCTTGTAATTCCTCAGTATGATTGAGCTGATCCAATAGCCTAATTCGCTCTTCAATGACCTTTGGGGCGATTCTCTCCCAATTCTCGTCAAGTGCCAGTTCAACGCTTTCCCTAAGACTTACTATGGCGAGTTCAGCTCCCCCTTCGTAATCCTCGATTTCTTCCCAGCGTGATAATCCATCAAGAAAATTAAGGAGTGGATGATCTCTCTCAAGTTCGTGAATTTCGTCCCGAATTTTACGTGGTGACCGTCCCCATTCTCCGCGTAATTCTCTAAGAGTGCCGTTGAACACGGTACCGAATCTGGATTCAGTCGACCCGTGTTCTAGTAGTGATTCCAATTCATCTCCGAGGCGCATACTTGTTGAGAAGATGAGCTAGTTACGGATAATTGTTCTAATGTTTGTGACCTTGTTAAAACCCTCTGAGAGTGAAGGGTTTTGATAGCCGTGCCGAAATCTACCTCTGTACTTACCGATGAAACAGAACTGGTGGTTGGTGTATGAGAACCACGGTATGATCACTGCTGCTGTATATCCTATTCATTACAACTGAAATCCTGTGCTCGATACTCTGCAATCCATATGTTGCCTGGGCAAGCCAATTGGGTGTTTATCACCGGGAGACGAATTTCCGGTTGAATTGAACTTTCCTCAGGGGCAAGTAACTGGGTCTTTTTTGTATCTCGAACCCCTACGATCTCTCACACTGCTCAAAACGGCCGCTTCAGCCGTTTGGAAAACACGAGGATGCTCGGATTTTCCGTGAGGCGGATGTTGTCCTCTCACGGCAAGGACCAGGGTTCGAATCCCTGACGGAGCATACGTCCGTTTTCAGACGCTTCGGATTGCTTCCTTGCTACTATATTCCACGCATCCCTACACACTATCGCTGGGTTACAACTTAGTCACAGCCGTCTCTTCCTTTCAGTGAGCGAGATCGAAAATGAACAATAGCGACGGAGAGATACTACTCAGCGCTACTCTCGGAAGGAACGTTCCAGCCGAAAGTGAACACTTGTACCTCGGTGAGACGCAGATCCGTTACCAAAGTGGAGAAGGAGAATCGAATTCGATCGAGATTCCGTATGGAGATATCTCCGCGGTTCAGGTCAACGAAATCGACGCTGAACAGGGGTTCGACCGGCTCGCCTCCGGGTTCTTATTGGGGGGCGTGATGTTGCTGTTTCTGTCGTACTTTTATTCGACAGTAGGCCAGAGTATGATCTCCTCCTCGGTTCTCTCTGTCCTGTATATTAGCACCCTGCTCTCGTTCCCGGCTGCTGCAGCGATGTACTTCGTCCCGAGCACCGTCTCACGGGAACTCGAGGTCGTCACTCAAACCGATCTGTTTCGTTTTTACGTTCGAGAACAGAGCGATGGGCTCGAAGAACTAGTGACGGAGTTACAGCGGGTTCGGCACCGGGCTGAACCACCTCGTACCGATAGAGCGAGTGCGGGGGTAGCCAGCGGAGCAACGGTCGATACGAGACTCGAATCGCTTCGCGGAGATATCGAGACGGCGACCCGGCAGATGGAGAATGAGCGCTTCGAGGAAGCACTCGAGCAGTTATCGATTGTCGAAGACGCACTCTCGGAAATCGAATCGTCCGCGTCTCGTCATCTCACTCCGGAACACAAAAAAGAACTATCGACAATGAAAGCGGAGACGAAGGGAATCATTCAACGAACGGAGCGGGAGAAACAAGAAGCGAGAGCGTGGCAGGCGGTTGATTCGGTGCAAGAGCAACTCGAAGCGGCACACGAGCGGATCGCAGCCGAAGAGGAGTTAGAACGGGTTCAACGCGATCTCAACGAACTCGAAGCACGCAGTTCCTCGATAGTGGAGACGGCCGAGCGGACCGATCACAAACAGTTACTGGAGGAGGCGACGGCTCTCGGTCGGACAGCCGAGAGAAAACGCGAGTCGGTGATAGAAACGCGGAAAACCCGAAACATCCCGCAGCACGTCCCGGCGTGTGTTGAGCGTTCGATCACGTACGGTGACATCACGGAGTACGAACGAATCGGTGCGGGCGGCAACGCGGATGTCCACAGGGCGGCGTTCGCTGCAGATGGCGAGGAAACGAGTATCGCAGTCAAGAAGCCTCGAATACGTGGGACACTACACACGGCTGCGGTCGAGCGTATAATGGACGAAGCGGAGACGTGGGAGCAGCTCGACGGTCACACTCATATCGTTACCCTCGTCTCCTACGGGAGCACTCCGATACCGTGGCTCGCAATGGAGTACCTCGACGGCGGCCACCTCGGAGAACGAGCACCGCAGATGGACTTCCCGCAATCGCTCTGGACCGCGATTGCCGTGACGAGTGCGGTCAGACACGCACATCGCAAGGGGGTCGCACATCTGGATCTGAAACCAGAGAACGTTCTCTTTCACTCCATCGACGACGCGTGGGACGCTCCGAAAGTCGCAGACTGGGGACTCTCGAAACACCTCCTCACACACTCTAATACTGTCGAAGGTTTCTCCCCGACGTACGCCGCACCGGAGCAGTTTGACGATTCGTTCGGCTCAACTGACGATTTCACCGATATCTATCAGCTCGGTGCCGTCTTTTATGAACTATTCACCGGTCGGCCGCCGTTCGACGGAGAGCCGGCCGAGGTAATGAAGCACGTGCTAGACGACACACCCGAGCCACCGAGCAGTGTTGCTGCGGTCCCGACACAGGTAGATGATATCGTGCTCACGGCTCTACGAAAAGAGAAGGCAGAGCGGTACGACGATATCCTCTATCTCCGGGATGATCTTCAAGCAGTGTACGACGGCCATTTCCGACGTCAGTGAGGATTATCGCACGGCGACGACGACGCTGATGTTGTCACTTCCGCCGTTCTCGTTCGCGCGCTCGACGAGCCGCTCCGTGATCGTCGCGGGATCGTCGGCCGCGCCCACGATCTCCTTGATCGCCCCATCCGAGAGTTCCTCGGTCAGCCCGTCACTGCAGAGTAACAGCGTCCCCCCGACGTCGACAGTGTCGGTGTCGGGATTGATTTCGCTGCCCGGGCCGAGTGACTGCGTGATCACGTTTCGCTGCGGATGGTCGCGCGCTTCCGCCGGAGTGAGGGTCCCGCTCTCCACGAGTTCTTGGACGAGTGAGTGATCGACGGTCAGCTGATCGACGTCATCGCTCGAAACGTGATAGGCCCGGCTATCGCCGATGTTCACGAGCGTAGCCGTCTGTCCTTCGAGGAGTGCGGCGACGAGCGTCGTTCCCATATTGTCGAGGCTCGAACCTGACGCCGCGGCCGCTTCGAGTTCCGCGTTGGCCTCCGCAGCGGCGTATCGAAGGAGCGTTTCGCGGTTGCAGTCGCTGTCAGCGGGAGTATCGGTGTCCCCGTCGAGTTCGTCTGTCGCGAGACCGGCTCTCAGCGCTGATTCGAACGACGACAGCGCCGTGGCGCTCGCTATCTCGCCGGACTGGTGCCCGCCCATCCCGTCCGCGACGGCGAGCAAGTCGCTATCGTCCGTCAACGACGTCGCGAGCACGGCGTCTTCGTTCGTCTCTCGCGTCTCGCCGACATCGCTTCGTGCGTGAATCTCTCCGCCCCGTGCGGTCTCCGTCGTGTGGTCGTTTCCGGTGGGGGTCATACGGTGATTAAGACTGCGAGTACAGTCGCTCGGCGCGGTGAGCGATCAGGCCGAGCTCGTCGTTCCACTGATCGTCCAAGTCGGTCCCGCGGAGCGCGCTCTGTGAGACCTTCTGATCCAACCGGTCGACGATCGCGTTGAGGTCGTCTTTGAACGTGGCGTAGGCGTCGCTGTCGAGCGGATGTTCCGCGGTGAACGTCTGCAGTTCGCTCGCGTATTTCAGGCACTCGTTCGGCGACTCCTGCCGGGACTTCCGAAGGTTGTCGGCGACCGATTGAACGTACGACGCGGGCGAAACGCCCTCCATCAGCGACTCGGAGTTCTCGTTCGTCAGTCCTAGCTCTTCGAGTTCCGTCTTCGAGAGCGTCTTTCCGCTGTGCTCACGCTCGACGGTGACTCTGAATGTCGTGTTGTACCCCACTTTGACCGTCGCGTCCTGCGTGAGTCGCTCGGACTCGCCCGTCTGGAGATCCCGCTTCAATACGCCAGTGTCGATACGCACGGCGTTCGAGTTATGCTGATTGGTGACTTCGATGGCGTCATCGTGCGGGACGAACGTGATCGGTGCCTTGCCGTTGGCGCGTCGGGAGACGGTCATATCGCGCACTCCGAGTTCGAAATCGCCGTTTGAGGTTGCTGCGAGAATGTCGCTTTCGGAGCGGAAGACGCCGACCGGTTCTTCCAACACGACCCGACGGACGGTGTCGCTATCGCCGTCGATCGGTGCCAAGTGACCCTGCATCTCACCCGTTCCAGTTCTCCAAACTGGACGCCGTTTCGTCGATTGCGGATTCGAGGTG
This DNA window, taken from Halobellus sp. LT62, encodes the following:
- a CDS encoding serine/threonine protein kinase, giving the protein MIETRKTRNIPQHVPACVERSITYGDITEYERIGAGGNADVHRAAFAADGEETSIAVKKPRIRGTLHTAAVERIMDEAETWEQLDGHTHIVTLVSYGSTPIPWLAMEYLDGGHLGERAPQMDFPQSLWTAIAVTSAVRHAHRKGVAHLDLKPENVLFHSIDDAWDAPKVADWGLSKHLLTHSNTVEGFSPTYAAPEQFDDSFGSTDDFTDIYQLGAVFYELFTGRPPFDGEPAEVMKHVLDDTPEPPSSVAAVPTQVDDIVLTALRKEKAERYDDILYLRDDLQAVYDGHFRRQ
- a CDS encoding Stp1/IreP family PP2C-type Ser/Thr phosphatase — its product is MTPTGNDHTTETARGGEIHARSDVGETRETNEDAVLATSLTDDSDLLAVADGMGGHQSGEIASATALSSFESALRAGLATDELDGDTDTPADSDCNRETLLRYAAAEANAELEAAAASGSSLDNMGTTLVAALLEGQTATLVNIGDSRAYHVSSDDVDQLTVDHSLVQELVESGTLTPAEARDHPQRNVITQSLGPGSEINPDTDTVDVGGTLLLCSDGLTEELSDGAIKEIVGAADDPATITERLVERANENGGSDNISVVVAVR